A portion of the Oreochromis niloticus isolate F11D_XX linkage group LG10, O_niloticus_UMD_NMBU, whole genome shotgun sequence genome contains these proteins:
- the sptbn4a gene encoding spectrin beta chain, non-erythrocytic 4, giving the protein MLMARDTARDEAQKLHRKWLKHQAFMAELARNKEWLAKIEQEGQELIQEKPELRSVVQQKLEEIRECWSDLETTTKAKARQLFENNKPEPAVKSYSDLDNQLSHLEQQPPQLEQAHHLPTFNEQLQKFQAMESQIGEFYKDVGELGSLQGLCLPQRGLMAGDKEVGEQSGEVETRIVRLIEPLKERRRILLASKEMHQVAQDLEDEILWIQERLPSATCKEYGNNLQSVQQYIKKNQALQRELTGRRARVEEVLDRAGIIASLRTPEVEFVREGAGHVRQLWEVLQLETERKSVLLEAALQAQQYYSEAAKVESWLSGQKLNLASEEKGTDEASTLQLLKTHLALEQTVETYAETVGMLSQQCQHLLELGHPDSEQITKQQSHIDRLYVSLKDMVEHRKTKLEQQYWLYQLNKEVEELEKWITEREAVASSTELGQDLEDVTVLQERFTKFASETNSIGQQRMEQVNKMVNEMIDCGHSDAATIAEWKDGLNESWADLLELMETRRQMLAASHQLHKFFTDCKEVLAQIAGKMKQLPEVRACQANITNPATLQRLMHSFEHALQLLVAQVRQLQENAAQLRTIYAGEKAEAIMVKEQQVMDAWKELLSSCEASRVQVTSVTDKVQFFSVVRENLMWMEGIMGQIGWDEPRDLTALEGMMRQHQELKAKIDGRSKTIQQCADLGKILIAAGNPASEEIKEKLDSLLTKQKDLVEKWDKHQERLQRKQEKFQFAQETVKAEAWLKAKEPLITTRHQEGGVAQAQTDEVEQLILRHEAFRKAAVTWKERFSSLRQLSAAEKKKEEEKRTPLSSRRMFPLSCLTPSVPSTSATSSFLRQTVQAQIEPKPLQPSLDLGATSASQRLSSALASFSPVINGSGYHGLDQGSGKLIGTSYLGMNHQAAGAGSDSGFSALTSQSGGADTSTYLGLNHQTACSAESSGYFGLTTGSMGGMQNHLGSGRLGSSGNLAQQPGSGGMGSPGFLSQQNMGSSGYLAQPQNIGTSGYLGQQPNLGSSGYLAQPSNMGSSGYLAQQPNMGSSGFLAQQSNMGSSGYLAQNYQSAGGLGSSGYLAQNHYSSGSLGSSGYLAQSGGIMDPKMAYAWQHLKADFMQPRINHIHKAVNPLLEASRVQREQFGDIPMADMMGPESGLELLHGRLQRDPRGSRSDPQMDHLRREREYKLGRQTSSEQEIQARLNELPLIVRQERYRRRLERQSSSEQEGSGKQRLQRQDSSDLEGSAKEGSDKRSGEKRNTMAEIVEQVQEREAAHARGEPYRPPSSLSAPVTRFDGRPRARDRPKPRRRPRPKEPEETRRSRSAPATGAPTTPQPPSHTAHNEGSLYRKKATSSDLEAQQRSPNSKSWVNVYCVLKDGKLTFYKDARNHNTTYNGEPPVDLSNCSFDPSMGYKKKKNVFILQVNDGNNFVFHAKDEEDLKAWTSTITTCIAEHEAMAKWDKPGTSSMDPDRSERKEKSEGDADARSERSELVEGEERSEKERSEKGDGSEKLDTSEIADKLEGGAGGSSTSGKSK; this is encoded by the exons ATGCTTATGGCCCGAGACACAGCGCGGGATGAAGCTCAAAAGCTACACAGGAAGTGGCTGAAGCACCAGGCCTTTATGGCAGAACTGGCCCGCAATAAAGAATGGCTGGCCAAGATAGAACAG GAAGGTCAGGAGCTGATCCAGGAGAAACCTGAGCTCCGTTCAGTGGTGCAGCAGAAGCTGGAGGAAATTAGGGAATGCTGGTCTGACCTGGAGACCACGACCAAGGCCAAGGCCCGCCAGCTCTTTGAAAATAACAAACCCGAGCCGGCAGTGAAGAGCTACTCAGACCTAGACAACCAGCTCTCCCACCTGGAGCAGCAGCCCCCCCAGCTGGAACAGGCGCACCACCTGCCAACCTTCAATGAACAGCTCCAGAAATTTCAG GCTATGGAGTCTCAGATAGGGGAATTTTACAAGGATGTGGGAGAGCTTGGAAGCTTACAGGGGCTCTGCCTACCCCAGCGAGGGCTGATGGCAGGTGACAAGGAGGTCGGCGAGCAGTCAGGCGAAGTGGAGACCCGTATAGTCCGCCTCATCGAGCCCCTGAAGGAGCGACGCCGCATCCTGCTGGCTTCCAAAGAGATGCATCAAGTCGCCCAGGACCTGGAGGATGAGATA CTGTGGATTCAGGAGAGGCTTCCCTCGGCTACTTGTAAGGAATATGGAAACAACCTCCAGAGCGTACAGCAGTATATCAAAAAGAACCAG GCACTCCAGAGGGAGCTGACAGGGCGGCGGGCTCGTGTTGAGGAGGTTCTTGATCGAGCAGGAATCATTGCTTCACTGAGAACTCCTGAGGTGGAATTTGTACGTGAGGGGGCGGGACATGTACGCCAGCTGTGGGAGGTGCTGCAGCTGGAAACGGAGAGGAAGTCTGTGTTGCTGGAAGCTGCGCTACAGGCTCAGCAGTACTACAGCGAAGCAGCTAAAGTGGAATCCTGGCTGTCAGGACAGAAGCTCAACCTGGCCAGCGAAGAAAAAGGCACA gatGAGGCGAGCACTCTACAACTTCTGAAGACCCACCTGGCTCTGGAGCAAACCGTGGAGACATATGCAGAGACCGTGGGCATGTTATCTCAGCAATGCCAGCATCTACTGGAACTGGGACACCCAGACAG TGAGCAGATCACCAAGCAGCAGTCCCACATAGACCGCCTCTATGTGTCTCTGAAGGACATGGTGGAACACAGAAAGACCAAGCTGGAGCAGCAGTACTGGCTCTACCAGCTCAACAAGGAAGTAGAGGAGTTAGAGAAGTGGATCACTGAGCGTGAAGCAGTGGCCAGTTCCACTGAGCTAGGCCAGGACCTCGAGGATGTCACG GTCCTTCAGGAGAGGTTCACCAAGTTTGCATCAGAAACCAACAGCATTGGCCAGCAGCGCATGGAGCAAGTGAACAAAATGGTGAACGAGATGATAGACTGTGGCCACTCAGACGCGGCCACGATTGCTGAGTGGAAAGACGGACTGAATGAGTCGTGGGCTGACCTGCTGGAGCTGATGGAGACCCGCAGACAAATGCTGGCAGCATCGCACCAGCTGCACAAGTTTTTCACCGACTGCAAGGAG GTCTTGGCTCAGATCGCAGGGAAGATGAAGCAGCTGCCAGAGGTGAGGGCGTGCCAAGCCAAcattaccaatccagccacccTGCAGAGACTCATGCACTCTTTTGAGCATGCCCTTCAACTTCTAGTTGCACAG GTGAGGCAGCTGCAGGAGAATGCTGCCCAGCTGAGGACCATCTATGCTGGTGAGAAGGCTGAGGCTATTATGGTCAAAGAACAGCAAGTGATGGATGCATGGAAGGAGCTGCTGAGCTCTTGTGAGGCCAGTCGTGTCCAAGTGACTTCAGTAACTGATAAGGTCCAGTTCTTCTCAGTGGTGCGTGAAAACCTAATGTGGATGGAAGGAATCATGGGCCAGATAGGATGGGATGAGCCAAG GGATCTGACAGCTCTGGAGGGGATGATGAGACAACACCAGGAGCTGAAAGCCAAAATAGACGGCCGCAGCAAGACCATACAGCAGTGTGCAGATCTCGGCAAGATCCTGATTGCTGCTGGCAACCCTGCTTCAGAGGAG ATAAAAGAGAAGTTGGACAGTCTTCTGACTAAGCAGAAGGATCTTGTTGAAAAATGGGACAAACACCAGGAACGGCTGCAGCGCA AGCAAGAAAAATTCCAGTTTGCCCAGGAGACAGTAAAAGCGGAAGCCTGGCTAAAGGCTAAGGAGCCGCTGATCACTACCAGGCATCAAGAGGGAGGAGTAGCCCAAGCCCAAACTGACGAGGTTGAGCAGCTCATCCTTCGCCACGAGGCCTTCCGCAAGGCTGCTGTAACCTGGAAAGAACGCTTCAGCTCCCTGCGCCAGCTTTCTGCT gctgagaagaaaaaagaggaggagaaaaggaCCCCGCTCTCCAGCCGAAGGATGTTCCCGTTATCTTGCCTGACTCCTAGTGTTCCCTCAACCAGTGCTACCTCTTCTTTCCTAAGGCAGACGGTACAGGCCCAAATTGAACCCAAACCATTGCAGCCCAGTTTGGATCTGGGTGCCACCTCTGCAAGCCAGAGACTGTCTTCAGCACTGGCCAGCTTTAGTCCAGTTATAAATGGATCAGGCTACCACGGACTGGATCAGGGCAGCGGGAAGTTGATAGGTACTTCTTACCTTGGGATGAACCACCAGGCAGCCGGAGCTGGGAGTGACTCTGGTTTCTCAGCACTGACATCTCAGAGTGGTGGAGCAGACACCTCCACCTATCTCGGTTTGAACCATCAAACTGCTTGTAGCGCAGAAAGCTCTGGGTACTTTGGACTAACTACTGGGAGCATGGGTGGGATGCAGAATCATCTGGGCAGTGGCAGGTTAGGAAGTTCAGGCAACCTAGCTCAGCAGCCAGGCAGTGGAGGTATGGGAAGCCCGGGCTTTCTGTCTCAGCAGAATATGGGCAGTTCTGGATATCTGGCGCAACCACAAAATATAGGGACTTCCGGATATTTGGGACAGCAGCCAAATTTAGGGAGTTCAGGATATTTGGCACAACCGTCCAACATGGGAAGTTCTGGGTATTTGGCACAACAGCCCAATATGGGAAGTTCTGGGTTTTTGGCACAGCAGTCTAATATGGGGAGTTCTGGATACCTGGCACAGAATTATCAGAGCGCTGGCGGATTGGGTAGCTCAGGCTATCTGGCACAAAATCATTACAGCAGTGGAAGCCTGGGCAGCTCTGGATATCTGGCACAGAGTGGTGGCATCATGGACCCTAAAATGGCATATGCATGGCAGCACCTGAAAGCTGACTTCATGCAGCCTAGAATCAACCACATCCACAAGGCTGTAAACCCTCTTCTCGAAGCCAGCAGAGTGCAGCGTGAACAGTTTGGCGACATCCCAATGGCAGACATGATGGGGCCAGAGTCAGGGCTGGAGCTCCTCCACGGCCGCCTCCAGAGAGATCCCCGTGGCAGCCGCTCTGACCCTCAGATGGACCATCTGAGGAGAGAAAGGGAGTATAAGCTGGGCAGGCAGACCTCCAGCGAACAGGAAATTCAAGCGAGGCTGAATGAGCTTCCGCTGATTGTGCGGCAGGAGCGTTATCGGAGGCGCCTGGAGAGGCAGTCATCTAGCGAACAGGAGGGGAGCGGCAAGCAGAGGCTGCAGAGGCAGGACTCGAGTGACCTGGAGGGCTCTGCTAAGGAGGGCTCTGACAAACGCTCAGG GGAGAAGAGAAATACCATGGCAGAGATTGTAGAGCAGGTCCAGGAGAGAGAGGCCGCACAT GCACGAGGAGAGCCTTATCGACCTCCTAGCAGCCTCTCAGCACCTGTGACCCGTTTTGATGGACGTCCTCGCGCCCGAGACCGTCCCAAACCAAGGAGAAGGCCCCGTCCAAAAGAGCCTGAGGAGACTCGACGATCTCGCTCAGCCCCGGCAACTGGAGCCCCAACAACACCCCAGCCGCCTTCACACACTGCCCACAACGAAGGTTCCCTCTACCGGAAAAAGGCCACCAGCTCTGACCTTGAAGCTCAGCAGAGAAGCCCAAACAG CAAGTCCTGGGTGAACGTATATTGTGTCCTGAAAGATGGAAAGCTGACCTTCTATAAGGATGCCAGGAACCACAACACAACATACAACGGAGAGCCTCCTGTTGACCTTAGTAACTGCTCATTTGATCCGTCGATGGgatacaagaagaagaaaaatgtcttCATCCTTCA AGTGAACGATGGAAACAACTTCGTATTTCATGCAAAAGATGAG GAGGACCTAAAGGCATGGACTTCTACTATCACCACCTGTATAGCTGAACACGAGGCCATGGCCAAGTGGGATAAGCCAGGCACCTCATCTATGGATCCTGACCGCTCTGAGAGGAAGGAGAAGTCGGAGGGAGATGCAGACGCCAGGTCAGAGAGGTCCGAGCTTGTAGAGGGGGAGGAGAGGTCTgagaaggagaggtcagagaaAGGCGACGGCTCTGAGAAGTTAGACACATCTGAAATTGCTGACAAGCTGGAGGGTGGGGCGGGGGGCTCCAGCACATCTGGAAAGAGCAAATGA